A genomic window from Streptomyces brevispora includes:
- the cobA gene encoding uroporphyrinogen-III C-methyltransferase — MAEHAVHPAYPVGLRLSGRRVVVVGGGQVAQRRLPALIAAGADIVLVSPSATPSVEAMANAGEIRWERRAYADGDLADTWYALIASDDTAANDAASAEAERTRTWCVRSDNADAATAWTPATGRSEGVTVAVLTTDAHGRDPRHSAAVRDAIVEGLRDGTLAAPHHRTRTPGVALVGGGPGDPDLITVRGRRLLAEADVVIADRLGPRDLLDELPPHVEVIDAAKIPYGRYMAQEAINNALIEHAKAGKAVVRLKGGDPFVFGRGMEEAQALAAEGIPCTVVPGISSSISVPGAAGIPVTHRGVAHEFTVVSGHLAPDDERSLVDWAALAQLRGTLVLLMAVDKIGAIARTLMAHGRSPETPVALVQEGTTAAQRRVDATLATVAERAVAEEVRPPAVIVIGDVVAVGPATEGHSAE, encoded by the coding sequence ATGGCCGAGCACGCCGTTCACCCCGCGTACCCCGTCGGACTGCGCCTGAGCGGGCGCCGCGTAGTCGTCGTCGGCGGCGGCCAGGTCGCGCAGCGCCGCCTCCCCGCCCTCATCGCGGCCGGTGCGGACATCGTTCTCGTGTCGCCGTCCGCCACCCCCTCCGTCGAGGCGATGGCCAACGCGGGCGAGATCCGCTGGGAGCGCCGGGCGTACGCCGACGGGGACCTGGCGGACACCTGGTACGCCCTCATCGCGTCCGACGACACCGCTGCCAACGACGCCGCCTCCGCCGAGGCCGAGCGCACCCGCACCTGGTGCGTCCGCAGCGACAACGCGGACGCCGCCACCGCCTGGACCCCCGCCACCGGCCGCAGCGAGGGCGTCACCGTCGCCGTGCTCACCACCGACGCGCACGGCCGCGACCCGCGCCACTCCGCCGCCGTCCGCGACGCCATCGTCGAAGGCCTGCGCGACGGCACCCTCGCCGCGCCCCACCACCGCACCCGGACACCCGGTGTCGCCCTGGTCGGCGGCGGCCCCGGCGACCCCGACCTGATCACCGTCCGCGGCCGCCGCCTCCTCGCCGAGGCCGACGTCGTCATCGCGGACCGGCTCGGCCCGCGCGACCTGCTGGACGAACTCCCGCCGCACGTCGAGGTGATCGACGCCGCCAAGATCCCGTACGGCCGCTACATGGCCCAGGAAGCGATCAACAACGCGCTGATCGAGCACGCGAAGGCCGGCAAGGCCGTCGTGCGACTCAAGGGCGGCGACCCGTTCGTCTTCGGGCGCGGCATGGAAGAGGCCCAGGCGCTCGCCGCCGAGGGCATCCCCTGCACCGTCGTCCCCGGCATCTCCAGCTCCATCTCGGTGCCGGGCGCGGCCGGTATCCCGGTCACCCACCGCGGAGTCGCCCACGAGTTCACCGTGGTCAGCGGCCACCTCGCCCCCGATGACGAGCGCTCGCTGGTCGACTGGGCGGCCCTCGCCCAGCTGCGCGGCACCCTGGTTCTCCTGATGGCCGTCGACAAGATCGGCGCCATCGCCCGTACGCTCATGGCCCACGGCAGATCCCCCGAGACCCCGGTCGCGCTGGTCCAGGAAGGGACCACGGCCGCCCAGCGCCGCGTCGACGCGACGCTCGCGACGGTCGCCGAGCGCGCCGTGGCCGAGGAGGTGCGCCCGCCGGCGGTCATCGTCATCGGTGACGTCGTCGCGGTCGGCCCGGCCACCGAGGGACACTCCGCCGAGTAA
- the cobT gene encoding nicotinate-nucleotide--dimethylbenzimidazole phosphoribosyltransferase has product MSDTGQVPGEGLPENAGMVEQPGIPAPDAYTFLDPSEQASEDDDLLLMPSPQGAWSEPHVALPEQGGYQPRPSAQHQARLQGENRPQTQGPVQLQEPVQVQVQVPEYAMQAPSEPLPGTGQGTHESGGRDSGAVDLSGVRIPSPVPAPAQAQVPVAQTQASVRRPLHRGPASPDSGPAYGGTSGGGVVRSLADRGPAGVPQAQTRVQAPVAAPAPARHAGPVTAEPEYFEMTAEESAALPGPQLGGIPPQNVNMWAAQAPQQAAAPVAVEAEPEPEPAAVEVPSAETVVPEAAAADPVAAAQTAEPVEPAEPVEPAEPVEPAVVAQPVEPVPVVAEEPAPVPVATEVQAELPAGAPSETASVPAPAPAPAPAQTSAPVEAAVDVEAAPVDAAPVAEPSVDAAPVDALPVEPVPDGASLGRFVPVQGSLPTAPHLAPTPVVEQPVQPEAVVEAAPAPVAQAIVVEPVEPVEPVAVEVTEPAEAAEIITAAAPEPVAEPEPETGPEVIETPDLTHGTETAPAQTPEAEQAAEPAEPVVPQDAPAPVQPEAVNGAPAADTPVATPETLEASEGLEGLEAPEASEGLEGLEAEAEAPEAEAPAAEAPESEEAPVTSPPAPGYDDVEREAVLRVMRERRDIRNGFRSDPIPHEVLLRVLEAAHTAPSVGHSQPWDFVVIRSAETRRSMHELAQRQRDAYAKSLPKARAKQFKELKIEAILDTPVNIVITADPTRGGRHTLGRHTQPQMAPYSSALAVENLWLAARAEGLGVGWVSFFDEREMVRSLGLPEHLEVVAYLCVGYVDEFPEEPELMQAGWSKRRPLSWVVHEETYGRRALPGEEPHDLLQETISSIRPLDAKALGEAWERQKRMTKPAGALGMLEIISAQLSGLSRMCPPPIPEPAAVAIFAGDHGVHAQGVTAWPQEVTGQMVANFLGGGAVCNAFAAQVGAEVCVVDVGVASELPATAGLLPRKVRAGTADFTTGPALTREEVLAAIEVGIETARDLVAAGNKGLLTGEMGIANTTASAALICVYTGMDAAEVTGRGTGINDEMHARKVDVVRRALALHQPDPADPIGVLAAVGGLEHAAMAGFLLGGASLRTPVILDGVSAGAAALVARAIAPEALAACIAGHRSAEPGHVAALNKLGLRPLVDLDLRLGEGTGALLALPIVQSAARAMHEVATFDSAGVTEK; this is encoded by the coding sequence ATGAGTGACACCGGCCAGGTCCCGGGCGAGGGACTGCCGGAGAACGCAGGCATGGTGGAGCAGCCGGGCATCCCCGCCCCGGATGCCTACACCTTCCTCGATCCCTCCGAGCAGGCGTCCGAGGACGACGACCTTCTGCTGATGCCCAGCCCCCAGGGTGCCTGGAGCGAGCCGCACGTCGCCCTGCCCGAGCAGGGCGGGTACCAACCACGGCCCTCCGCGCAGCACCAGGCCCGGCTGCAGGGCGAGAACCGGCCGCAGACTCAGGGCCCGGTACAGCTCCAGGAGCCGGTCCAGGTTCAGGTCCAGGTTCCGGAGTACGCCATGCAGGCCCCCTCGGAGCCGCTGCCGGGGACCGGCCAGGGGACCCATGAGTCCGGTGGCCGCGACTCGGGCGCCGTTGACCTCAGCGGCGTTCGCATCCCGTCGCCCGTCCCCGCCCCGGCGCAGGCCCAGGTGCCGGTGGCGCAGACCCAGGCGAGCGTGCGCAGGCCGCTGCACCGCGGCCCCGCCTCGCCCGATTCGGGCCCGGCGTACGGCGGTACGTCGGGCGGTGGCGTGGTCCGCTCGCTCGCCGACCGGGGGCCCGCGGGCGTGCCGCAGGCCCAGACCCGGGTGCAGGCCCCTGTCGCGGCGCCCGCCCCCGCACGGCACGCGGGACCGGTCACCGCCGAACCCGAGTACTTCGAGATGACGGCCGAGGAATCGGCCGCGCTGCCGGGCCCGCAGCTCGGTGGGATCCCGCCGCAGAACGTGAACATGTGGGCGGCCCAGGCGCCGCAGCAGGCCGCCGCGCCGGTCGCCGTGGAAGCGGAACCGGAACCGGAACCGGCGGCGGTGGAAGTGCCGTCAGCAGAAACGGTCGTCCCTGAGGCGGCTGCCGCTGATCCCGTGGCGGCGGCGCAAACGGCAGAGCCCGTAGAGCCCGCGGAACCCGTAGAGCCCGCAGAACCCGTAGAGCCCGCAGTGGTCGCGCAGCCCGTCGAACCCGTACCGGTCGTGGCCGAGGAGCCGGCTCCCGTGCCGGTGGCGACCGAGGTCCAGGCGGAGCTTCCGGCCGGCGCCCCGTCGGAGACGGCTTCGGTGCCCGCACCGGCGCCCGCGCCCGCACCCGCACAGACATCGGCACCGGTTGAGGCCGCCGTTGACGTTGAAGCGGCGCCGGTGGACGCGGCACCCGTCGCGGAGCCGTCGGTGGACGCTGCCCCCGTCGACGCGCTGCCCGTGGAGCCTGTGCCGGACGGCGCGTCCCTGGGCCGGTTCGTGCCGGTGCAGGGGTCACTGCCGACCGCCCCGCACCTGGCCCCGACGCCCGTCGTCGAGCAGCCGGTGCAGCCCGAGGCGGTCGTGGAGGCCGCGCCCGCGCCCGTGGCCCAGGCGATCGTCGTGGAGCCCGTGGAGCCCGTGGAGCCCGTGGCGGTCGAGGTGACAGAGCCGGCAGAGGCGGCAGAGATCATCACGGCGGCCGCTCCGGAGCCCGTGGCTGAGCCGGAGCCGGAGACGGGCCCTGAGGTCATCGAGACCCCGGACCTCACGCACGGCACCGAAACCGCTCCGGCGCAGACGCCGGAGGCCGAGCAGGCCGCCGAACCGGCTGAGCCGGTCGTGCCGCAGGACGCCCCGGCGCCCGTACAGCCGGAGGCCGTGAACGGCGCTCCGGCCGCGGACACCCCCGTCGCAACACCTGAAACGCTCGAAGCCTCCGAAGGCCTCGAAGGCCTCGAAGCCCCCGAAGCCTCCGAAGGCCTCGAAGGCCTCGAAGCCGAGGCCGAAGCTCCCGAGGCCGAAGCTCCCGCGGCCGAGGCGCCGGAGTCCGAAGAGGCGCCCGTCACCTCGCCGCCCGCACCCGGTTACGACGACGTCGAGCGCGAAGCCGTACTGCGCGTCATGCGGGAACGCCGCGACATCCGCAACGGCTTCCGCAGCGACCCGATCCCGCACGAGGTCCTGCTGCGCGTTCTGGAAGCGGCCCACACCGCGCCCAGTGTCGGGCACTCGCAGCCCTGGGACTTCGTCGTCATCCGTTCCGCGGAGACCCGCCGTTCCATGCACGAACTGGCGCAGCGCCAGCGCGACGCGTATGCCAAGTCGCTCCCCAAGGCCCGGGCGAAGCAGTTCAAGGAACTGAAGATCGAGGCGATCCTCGACACCCCGGTCAACATCGTCATCACCGCCGACCCCACCCGTGGCGGCCGCCACACCCTGGGCCGGCACACCCAGCCGCAGATGGCCCCGTACTCCTCGGCGCTCGCCGTCGAGAACCTGTGGCTCGCCGCCCGGGCCGAGGGGCTCGGCGTCGGCTGGGTCAGCTTCTTCGACGAGCGCGAGATGGTCCGTTCCCTCGGCCTGCCCGAGCACCTCGAAGTCGTCGCGTACCTCTGCGTCGGTTACGTCGACGAGTTCCCGGAGGAGCCCGAGCTGATGCAGGCGGGCTGGTCCAAGCGCCGGCCGCTGTCGTGGGTCGTCCACGAGGAGACGTACGGCCGCCGGGCCCTGCCCGGCGAGGAGCCGCACGACCTGCTGCAGGAGACCATCTCCAGCATCCGGCCGCTGGACGCCAAGGCGCTCGGCGAGGCCTGGGAACGCCAGAAGAGGATGACCAAGCCGGCCGGTGCGCTCGGGATGCTGGAGATCATCTCGGCGCAGCTGTCCGGGCTCTCCCGGATGTGCCCGCCTCCGATCCCGGAGCCCGCGGCCGTCGCGATCTTCGCGGGCGACCACGGGGTGCACGCCCAGGGCGTCACGGCCTGGCCCCAGGAGGTGACCGGCCAGATGGTCGCCAACTTCCTCGGCGGCGGCGCGGTCTGCAACGCCTTCGCGGCCCAGGTCGGCGCCGAGGTGTGCGTGGTCGACGTCGGTGTGGCCTCGGAGCTGCCCGCGACGGCCGGCCTGCTGCCCCGCAAGGTGCGCGCCGGGACGGCCGACTTCACGACCGGCCCCGCCCTCACCCGCGAGGAGGTCCTCGCGGCGATCGAGGTCGGCATCGAGACGGCCCGCGATCTGGTCGCGGCGGGCAACAAGGGCCTGCTCACCGGTGAGATGGGCATCGCCAACACCACCGCGTCGGCCGCCCTGATCTGTGTGTACACCGGGATGGACGCGGCAGAGGTGACCGGCCGTGGTACCGGCATCAACGACGAGATGCACGCCCGCAAGGTCGACGTGGTCCGCCGTGCGCTCGCCCTGCACCAGCCGGACCCGGCCGATCCGATCGGCGTGCTCGCGGCCGTCGGAGGCCTGGAGCACGCCGCGATGGCCGGGTTCCTCCTCGGCGGGGCCTCGCTCCGTACGCCGGTCATCCTCGACGGCGTCAGCGCGGGCGCCGCGGCCCTGGTCGCACGCGCCATCGCACCGGAAGCGCTGGCAGCCTGCATCGCGGGCCACCGCAGTGCCGAGCCCGGCCACGTCGCCGCGCTCAACAAGCTGGGCCTGCGACCGCTGGTCGACCTCGACCTCCGCCTCGGCGAGGGCACCGGCGCCCTGCTGGCCCTGCCGATCGTGCAGAGCGCGGCCCGCGCGATGCACGAGGTGGCGACGTTCGACTCGGCTGGCGTCACGGAGAAGTAG
- the cbiE gene encoding precorrin-6y C5,15-methyltransferase (decarboxylating) subunit CbiE yields MADRVTVIGWDGSPLTRAATAALSAATLVAGAAHHLALPEVPHDAERIRLGSIDLAARRIAGHRGSVVVLADGDPGFFGVVRSLRAPEHGLEVEVVPAVSAVATAFARAGMPWEDAQTVVAHPRTLRRAVNVCRAHHKVAVLTSPGAGPAELALLLEGVHRTFVICEELGTAREQVTVVTSERAADHVWRDPNVVIVIGGGPERQATGAWIAGRHPAYPQGVRGWALPAAAYRGDGPDPVTESGEGESPGLRAAQLAHLGPRTGDLVWDIGSGSGALAVEAARFGAAVLAVDSDPDACARTAAAARAFGVQLQVVEGRAPHVLERLPEPDVVRIGGGGVPVVTAVADRRPERIVTHASTRDEAEALGAALAENGYTVACSLLQSVELDTSAWSERERSVVFLLSALRSDLAP; encoded by the coding sequence ATGGCCGACCGGGTCACAGTGATCGGCTGGGACGGCTCACCACTGACCAGAGCTGCCACCGCCGCGCTCTCGGCCGCCACGCTCGTCGCCGGAGCCGCCCACCACCTCGCACTGCCCGAAGTACCGCACGACGCGGAACGCATCCGGCTCGGCTCCATCGACCTGGCCGCCCGGCGGATCGCCGGCCACCGCGGCAGCGTCGTGGTCCTCGCCGACGGCGACCCGGGATTCTTCGGAGTCGTACGCAGCCTGCGCGCCCCCGAACACGGCCTGGAAGTCGAAGTGGTGCCCGCGGTCTCCGCCGTCGCCACCGCCTTCGCCCGCGCCGGAATGCCGTGGGAGGACGCCCAGACCGTCGTCGCCCACCCCCGCACCCTGCGCCGCGCGGTGAACGTCTGCCGCGCCCACCACAAGGTCGCCGTCCTCACCTCGCCGGGCGCCGGCCCCGCCGAACTCGCCCTGCTGCTCGAGGGCGTGCACCGCACGTTCGTCATCTGCGAGGAACTGGGCACCGCCCGCGAACAGGTCACCGTCGTCACCTCCGAGAGGGCCGCCGACCACGTCTGGCGCGACCCCAACGTCGTCATCGTCATCGGCGGCGGCCCCGAACGACAGGCCACCGGAGCGTGGATCGCGGGCCGCCACCCCGCCTACCCCCAGGGCGTACGCGGCTGGGCGCTGCCCGCCGCCGCCTACCGGGGAGACGGCCCGGACCCCGTGACGGAGAGCGGCGAGGGCGAGTCCCCGGGGCTGCGCGCCGCCCAACTCGCCCACCTCGGGCCCCGGACCGGCGACCTGGTCTGGGACATCGGCTCCGGCAGCGGCGCCCTGGCCGTGGAGGCGGCCCGGTTCGGCGCGGCGGTCCTGGCCGTGGACAGCGACCCGGACGCCTGCGCCCGCACCGCGGCGGCGGCCCGCGCCTTCGGGGTCCAGCTCCAGGTGGTCGAGGGCCGCGCACCGCATGTACTGGAACGGCTGCCCGAGCCCGATGTCGTACGGATCGGCGGCGGTGGCGTGCCCGTCGTCACCGCCGTCGCCGACCGCAGGCCGGAGCGGATCGTGACCCATGCCTCGACCCGCGACGAGGCCGAGGCACTGGGCGCCGCCCTCGCCGAGAACGGATACACGGTCGCCTGCTCGCTCCTGCAGTCCGTCGAACTCGACACGTCCGCATGGTCGGAGCGCGAACGCTCGGTCGTCTTTCTGCTTTCCGCACTGCGTTCGGACCTCGCCCCCTGA
- a CDS encoding GNAT family N-acetyltransferase, producing MLCLYTVFGMELRMTSTFPDISISTDRLVLRPFDMADVPAYIEMMNDELVTAWTEAPHPYTQVDAERWVRRIAPAQRTKGDGIVFAVTEFLTQRLVGSVRLHNTDWRTLATEAAYITAPWARGEGYATESMLALAQWLFRDQGFERIELRTAADNTSSQQVAQKLGCISEGILRNARIARSQTEDGGWADIRTDLIVWGLLPEDLEGVAEQLADAGGYGTYNDWN from the coding sequence ATGCTGTGCCTTTACACGGTCTTCGGCATGGAGCTGCGCATGACTTCCACCTTTCCGGACATCTCCATCAGCACGGATCGGTTGGTGCTGCGCCCCTTCGACATGGCGGACGTACCCGCGTACATCGAGATGATGAACGACGAACTCGTCACCGCCTGGACCGAGGCACCCCACCCCTACACCCAGGTCGACGCGGAACGCTGGGTCCGCAGGATCGCTCCCGCACAGCGCACCAAGGGCGACGGCATCGTCTTCGCCGTCACCGAGTTCCTCACCCAGCGACTCGTCGGCTCGGTCCGGCTGCACAACACCGACTGGCGCACCCTGGCCACCGAGGCCGCCTACATCACCGCGCCCTGGGCGCGCGGCGAGGGTTACGCCACCGAGTCCATGCTGGCCCTCGCCCAGTGGCTCTTCCGCGACCAGGGCTTCGAGCGGATAGAACTGCGCACCGCCGCAGACAACACCTCCTCCCAGCAGGTCGCCCAGAAACTCGGCTGCATCAGTGAGGGAATCCTGCGCAACGCCCGCATAGCCCGCTCACAGACCGAGGACGGAGGCTGGGCCGACATCAGGACCGATCTGATCGTCTGGGGCCTGCTTCCCGAGGACCTCGAGGGAGTCGCCGAGCAGCTCGCCGACGCCGGTGGATACGGTACGTACAACGACTGGAACTGA
- a CDS encoding MetQ/NlpA family ABC transporter substrate-binding protein, producing the protein MRKNIKITAAAAATAALAFGLTACGTDSDPASKSDTGAKADTSKALVVAASPTPHADILNFVKENLAEKAGLKLEVKEFTDYVLPNTATETGQVDVNFFQHQPYLDDFNTKKNTHLVSVGTVHLEPLGLYSKKVKDLGDIKSGQTIAVPNDTTNEGRALQLLAANGLITLKDGVGTSAKLSDITDKKGLKFKELEAATVPRALNDVDAAVINGNYAIEAKLKPSTDALALEKADDNPYANILAVKKGNEQDARVQKLVKLLHSDEVKKFIEDSYQGSVIPAFGSAAKS; encoded by the coding sequence GTGCGCAAGAACATCAAGATCACCGCGGCTGCCGCCGCCACCGCCGCTCTCGCCTTCGGCCTCACCGCCTGCGGTACGGACTCCGACCCGGCGTCCAAGAGCGACACCGGCGCCAAGGCCGACACCTCCAAGGCCCTCGTCGTCGCCGCGTCCCCGACGCCGCACGCCGACATCCTGAACTTCGTCAAGGAGAACCTGGCGGAGAAGGCCGGCCTCAAGCTGGAGGTCAAGGAGTTCACGGACTACGTCCTGCCGAACACCGCCACCGAGACCGGCCAGGTCGACGTCAACTTCTTCCAGCACCAGCCCTACCTCGACGACTTCAACACGAAGAAAAACACCCACCTGGTCTCCGTCGGCACCGTGCACCTGGAGCCCCTCGGCCTCTACTCCAAGAAGGTCAAGGACCTGGGCGACATCAAGTCCGGCCAGACCATCGCCGTACCGAACGACACCACCAACGAGGGCCGGGCACTCCAGCTGCTCGCGGCGAACGGCCTGATCACCCTCAAGGACGGCGTCGGCACCAGCGCCAAGCTGAGCGACATCACCGACAAGAAGGGCCTGAAGTTCAAGGAGCTGGAGGCGGCCACCGTCCCCCGCGCCCTGAACGACGTCGACGCCGCCGTCATCAACGGCAACTACGCCATCGAGGCCAAGCTCAAGCCCTCAACGGACGCCCTGGCGCTCGAAAAGGCCGACGACAACCCGTACGCCAACATCCTCGCCGTGAAGAAGGGCAACGAGCAGGACGCCCGCGTCCAGAAGCTCGTGAAGCTCCTCCACTCCGACGAAGTCAAGAAGTTCATCGAGGACAGCTACCAGGGCTCGGTCATTCCGGCCTTCGGTTCCGCCGCCAAGTCCTGA
- a CDS encoding methionine ABC transporter permease, translating to MTWSEMQPLLTQGTVDTLYMVLWSAVVTVLVGLPLGVLLVLTDKGGLLQNTPVNKVIGVIVNIGRSLPFIILLIALIPFTTWVVGTFIGPTAMIVPLAVGAIPFFARLVETAVREVDHGLVEAVQSMGGSVPTIVRKVLLPQALPSLVSGITTTVIVLIGYSAMAGAVGGEGLGSKAVTYGFQRFDNQFMLITVALLIVIVTVIQLIGDGAVRLLARRGRTTS from the coding sequence GTGACCTGGTCCGAAATGCAGCCGCTGCTGACACAGGGCACCGTCGACACCCTCTACATGGTGCTGTGGTCCGCGGTCGTCACCGTCCTGGTCGGACTGCCGCTCGGTGTCCTGCTCGTCCTCACCGACAAGGGCGGGCTGCTGCAGAACACCCCGGTGAACAAGGTCATCGGCGTGATCGTGAACATCGGCCGCTCCCTGCCGTTCATCATCCTGCTGATTGCCCTGATCCCCTTCACCACCTGGGTCGTCGGCACCTTCATCGGCCCGACCGCGATGATCGTGCCGCTCGCCGTAGGCGCCATCCCGTTCTTCGCCCGGCTCGTCGAGACGGCTGTCCGCGAGGTCGACCACGGGCTCGTCGAGGCCGTCCAGTCCATGGGCGGATCCGTTCCGACGATCGTCCGCAAGGTCCTGTTGCCGCAGGCGCTGCCGTCCCTCGTCTCCGGCATCACCACCACCGTCATCGTGCTCATCGGCTACTCCGCGATGGCCGGCGCGGTCGGCGGCGAAGGGCTCGGCTCCAAGGCCGTCACCTACGGATTCCAGCGCTTCGACAACCAGTTCATGCTCATCACCGTCGCGCTGCTGATCGTCATCGTGACCGTGATCCAGCTGATCGGCGACGGAGCCGTCCGCCTGCTGGCCCGCCGGGGCCGCACCACCTCCTGA
- a CDS encoding methionine ABC transporter ATP-binding protein yields MITTTGLTKVYQSRDRDVAALDGVDLHVREGEVYGVIGQSGAGKSSLIRCVNLLERPTAGTVTVAGQDLTALAGRGRRAGRELREARSRIGMVFQHFNLLASRTVRDNVELPLEILGVAGRERTRKALELLDLVGLADKAKAYPGQLSGGQKQRVGIARALAGDPKVLLSDEATSALDPETTRSILQLLRDLNQQLGLTVLLITHEMDVVKTVCDSAALMRKGRIVESGTVGELLATPGSELAHELFPVGGTASGPDRTVVDVTFHGEAAGRPVISQLSRTYNIDISILGAAMDTVGGKQIGRMRIELPGRFEENVVPIGFLREQGLQAELVEDADDTDAAPVAAPLTKEVAK; encoded by the coding sequence GTGATCACCACTACGGGCCTCACGAAGGTCTACCAGTCGCGCGACCGTGATGTCGCTGCTCTGGACGGCGTCGACCTGCATGTCCGCGAGGGTGAGGTTTACGGCGTCATCGGACAGAGCGGTGCCGGAAAGTCGTCCCTGATCCGCTGCGTCAACCTGCTGGAGCGCCCCACCGCGGGCACCGTGACCGTGGCCGGCCAGGACCTCACGGCCCTCGCGGGCCGGGGCCGCCGGGCCGGCAGGGAACTGCGCGAGGCGCGCAGCCGCATCGGCATGGTCTTCCAGCACTTCAACCTGCTGGCCTCCCGCACCGTGCGGGACAACGTCGAGCTCCCGCTGGAGATCCTCGGCGTCGCCGGCCGCGAACGGACCCGCAAGGCCCTCGAACTCCTCGACCTGGTCGGCCTCGCCGACAAGGCCAAGGCGTACCCGGGCCAGCTCTCCGGCGGCCAGAAGCAGCGCGTCGGAATCGCCCGCGCACTCGCCGGCGACCCCAAGGTGCTGCTCTCCGACGAGGCGACCTCGGCGCTGGATCCCGAGACCACCCGCTCCATCCTCCAGCTGCTGCGCGACCTCAACCAGCAGCTCGGCCTCACCGTCCTGCTCATCACGCACGAGATGGACGTCGTCAAAACGGTCTGCGACTCCGCCGCGCTGATGCGCAAGGGCCGCATCGTCGAGTCCGGCACCGTGGGCGAACTGCTCGCCACCCCCGGCTCCGAACTCGCCCACGAACTGTTCCCGGTCGGCGGCACCGCCTCCGGCCCCGACCGCACGGTCGTCGACGTCACCTTCCACGGCGAGGCCGCCGGCCGGCCGGTGATCTCGCAGCTCTCCCGTACGTACAACATCGACATCTCGATCCTCGGCGCCGCGATGGACACCGTCGGCGGCAAACAGATCGGCCGCATGCGCATCGAGCTGCCCGGCCGGTTCGAGGAGAACGTCGTGCCCATCGGCTTCCTGCGCGAGCAGGGCCTGCAGGCCGAACTCGTCGAGGACGCGGACGACACGGACGCCGCCCCCGTCGCCGCACCGCTCACCAAGGAGGTGGCGAAGTGA
- a CDS encoding GNAT family N-acetyltransferase — protein MGMSVIISAAGTQDAEQILKLQYLCFQSEAELYSNYRIDPLVQTLDSVRAEIATNLVFVARLGEEVVGSVRGSADQDGTGEIGRLCVHPRLQGHGLGARLLRAAESGLADQRSAVRFRLHTGHLSESNLRLYRRAGYAPVGNTTGQDGVRMILLEKEASAAAYVTSA, from the coding sequence ATGGGCATGAGCGTGATCATCTCTGCGGCGGGCACACAGGACGCCGAACAGATCTTGAAACTCCAGTACCTCTGTTTTCAGAGCGAAGCGGAGCTGTACAGCAACTACCGGATCGACCCGCTCGTCCAGACCCTCGACTCCGTGCGCGCCGAAATCGCCACGAACCTGGTGTTCGTGGCGCGGCTCGGAGAGGAAGTCGTCGGTTCGGTACGGGGATCGGCGGATCAGGACGGCACCGGGGAGATCGGGCGGCTCTGCGTCCACCCCAGGCTCCAGGGACACGGCCTCGGAGCCCGGCTGCTGCGGGCGGCGGAGTCCGGACTCGCCGACCAGCGGTCGGCCGTCCGATTCCGGCTGCACACCGGACACCTCAGTGAGAGCAACCTGCGGCTCTACCGCCGGGCGGGCTACGCCCCCGTGGGCAACACCACCGGCCAGGACGGCGTCCGGATGATCCTGCTGGAGAAGGAGGCCTCCGCCGCCGCGTACGTGACGAGCGCGTAG